The nucleotide sequence TGGGACAAGGTCGCCGGGTTCGTCATGCCGGCGCTGATCGGCTGGATCGTCATCGCCATCGTTCACGCCCTGGTCGAAGCGATGAAGCTGCGCTCCGACATAACCGTCGCCAACAACCTCGAAGCGCGGCGGCGCCGCACCCGGCTCGCCATGTTCAGCCGCATTGCCAGCTTCATCATCGTGTTCGTCACCGTCGGGCTGATGCTGCTTTCGATTCCCGGCGTGCGCGACATCGGCGTGACGCTGGTGGCCTCGGCCGGGCTCGCCGGGCTGGCGGTCGGGGCTGCGGCCCAACCGGCGCTCAAGTCGCTGATCGGCGGCGTGCAACTGGCGATCACCGAGCCGATCAACATCGACGACGTGGTCATCATCGACGGCGAGTGGGGACGGATCGAGGACATCCGCACGACGTACGTGGTGGTCAAGATCTGGGACGAGCGCCGCCTGGTCGTGCCGACGTCCAAGTTCCTCGAGGACGTGTTCGAGAACTGGACCAAGCAGACCGCGCAGCTGCTCGGCACAGTGTTCCTCTACCTCGACCCTGCGACCCGCATGGGCCCGGTCCGCGCGGAGTTCGAACGCCAGGTGCGCGCCCATGAAGGTTGGGACGGGCGGGTCCAAAAATTGCAGGTTACCGATACCACGCCAGAGGCGCTCGAAGTGCGCCTGACGATGAGCGCGCAGGATGCCGGCACGCTGTTCGGCCTGCGCTGCGACATCCGCGAAGGGATGAGCGACTGGATCGCCGAGAACCTGCCGGGCGCGATCGTCCGGCGCCGCTACCTTCGCGTCGAGGAGGACGATCGGGAGCAGGTAGCAGCCTGATGCGCTCTGTCCTACATCTGCGCGATCTGCCATGAGGCGAGTCATGAACCTCGCCATCGCGCCCCTAACTCGACGTTTCCCGGCGCCTCGTATGAAGGCCGATTTTTTTGCCCCTGGACCGTGTAACACCCGGTCCATGTCTGTCACCTTTGCTCTTGCCGCGAGGGCGTGCAGGTGAGCCGCCTCACCCATCTCGACGAATCGGGCGCGGCACGGATGGTCGACGTCGGGGGCAAGCCGCAGACCGCCCGCTCGGCCACGGCCGAAGGCCGGATCCGCATGGCTCCCGCCACGCTTGCGGCGGTCCGCGAAGGCAGCGGTCCCAAGGGCGATGTCCTCGCCGCCGCGCGCATCGCCGGGATCATGGCGGCCAAGAAGACCGGCGAGCTCATCCCGCTGTGCCACCCGCTGGCGCTCGACGCGGTGACGGTCGATTTCGCCTTCGAGGAAGGCGCCGTGCGGGTGATCGCCCGGGCCTCGCTGACCGGCAAGACGGGCGTGGAAATGGAAGCGCTTACAGCCGCTTCGGTCGCTCTGTTGACAATCTACGACATGGCCAAGGCGCTCGAAAAGGGCATGGTCGTCGAAGGTCTGCGCTTGCTCGAAAAGACCGGCGGCAAGAGCGGCGACTGGCGCGCGGAATGACCCCGCCGCTGCCGCTCGGCGAGGCGCAGGCGCGCCTGCTCGGGACGGTCGAACCGCTGGCGGCAGAAACCGTCGCCGCACACGGGGCGATTGGGCGCCATCTTGCCGAGCCGCTTCGCGCCGCCCGCACCCAGCCGGCCGCGGACCTCTCGGCGATGGACGGCTACGCGGTGTGCGGCGACGATCTCGAAGGGCCCTGGGCCGTCGATGGCGAAAGCGCCGCCGGACACCCGTTCGCCGGTACGCTCGCCCCGGGTCAGGCCATCCGCATCTCCACGGGCGCGCTGATGCCCGCCGGCGGCGGCGCGGTGCTGCTGCAGGAAAATGCCGTCCGCGAGGGGAATTTCCTGAAGCTCAACGGCGAAGGGGTGCCGAGCGAGCGGCACATTCGCCGTGCCGGGTTCGATTTTCGCGCCGGGGATGCCTTGCTTGATGCGGGAACACGAATTGGCCCGGCCCAGCTCGCGCTCGCCATGGCTGCCGGTCACGGCGCCCTGGCGGTGCACTGTCTGCCCACGCTGGCGGTGCTCGATTCGGGCGACGAACTGGCGGCTGA is from Croceibacterium aestuarii and encodes:
- a CDS encoding mechanosensitive ion channel family protein translates to MLENIWPNLANQPAWLQQTLDFLVAGGIAVAIAFVVHWLAFRLLSALAKASESESDNILLQRLGRPTLWGLIALALVLVAREQPALDKTWDKVAGFVMPALIGWIVIAIVHALVEAMKLRSDITVANNLEARRRRTRLAMFSRIASFIIVFVTVGLMLLSIPGVRDIGVTLVASAGLAGLAVGAAAQPALKSLIGGVQLAITEPINIDDVVIIDGEWGRIEDIRTTYVVVKIWDERRLVVPTSKFLEDVFENWTKQTAQLLGTVFLYLDPATRMGPVRAEFERQVRAHEGWDGRVQKLQVTDTTPEALEVRLTMSAQDAGTLFGLRCDIREGMSDWIAENLPGAIVRRRYLRVEEDDREQVAA
- the moaC gene encoding cyclic pyranopterin monophosphate synthase MoaC; amino-acid sequence: MSRLTHLDESGAARMVDVGGKPQTARSATAEGRIRMAPATLAAVREGSGPKGDVLAAARIAGIMAAKKTGELIPLCHPLALDAVTVDFAFEEGAVRVIARASLTGKTGVEMEALTAASVALLTIYDMAKALEKGMVVEGLRLLEKTGGKSGDWRAE